CCTGAGTCTTTTCGTGGGGGTAAAACACCTTTGGATGCTGAGAACTGGATTTCACATTTGGAGAAGATATTTGAAGTTTTAGATTGTACTGAAAATCAAAAAGTTCGCATGGCGACATATAAGTTGGAAGGGGATGCAAATCGATGGTGGCAAGCCGTGAAAGCGGCAGAAGGAAATGGATATGCAGAAGCCTTAGCATGGCGTTATTTTCTTGATGTGTTTTATAAACACTATTTTCCTATCGCCGACAGAGAAGCGTATAAAAGAGAATACCTAAATATCCATCAAAATCTTCAAGAGTCAATAAATGCCTTCATGGAACGTTTCATTAGAGTGGCGGGAATCGCTGGTAGTTCAGCTGGGACTGCAGAAGAACAAGCAGAAAAATTCAAATGGGCCTTACTCTACGAATATAGATGTCCACTTATTAACACTAAGTTTTCCACTGTATCAGAAGTGTCTAATGCTGCCAAAAACCTGGAACTAGAACGAGCTGACTTTCTCTCGCATAGGGGTGTTGCTGGGAGGAAGAGAGATAGAAATGATAACTATTATGGATCGGGTTCCGACCATAAAGCTAAGTCTCAGTCAGTGCATCGTGATAATGAGAATAGATCTCATGGGAGCCAGTCTGGGCAGTCTCAAGGTGACCGATCTTATCAGAACAGGGGTAATGGTACTAATTAAGGTTACTCGCAAAATCAGAAATCTTATCAAAACCGGGGAAATAATCAGAGTCAAGTGAATCAAGGTTCGGGAAGGCGATCGAGTCCCGCTAATAGAAACAACCCAAACATGATTCCTCTTCCAGTATGCCCAACATGTGGGAATAATCATCCGGGAAGGCCTTGTTATAAAGAAACGGGTGCATGCTTCAAATGTGGTAAGCAGGGGCATTTCGCCAGGGATTGTACTTCTCAAATGAATACAAATTAGAAGAATGGGGGAAATGATCAGGGAACTATGAATGGAAGAGTATTTACTATGACTACCCGTCAGGCAGCACGAGCTGAAGGTACCGTCTCTGGAACTCTTACTTTACATGGTACTAAGGCTCATgttttatttgatacgggtgctACTCATTCTGTTATATCATTATCATTTGCTAAACGTGTTAATTTGCCTCATTCTATGTTGCATCCGCCTATTTACATTTCTACTCCTTTAGGAAATTCTGTGACTATTACTTGTGTTTATCGTGATTGTCCGATCTCcattaataataatgttctttACGCTCAATTACTTCCTATGGAGATGCACGATTTTGATATCATCTTGGGAATGGATTGGTTGGCTCCAAATCATGCCCatgttgattgttatggtaaacgaATTGTATTCGAAGACGCCACTAAACCGGAGTTTGTGTATCAAGGGACTTCACCAAATGGACTTGTAAAAGTAATTTCTGCTATAAAGGCAAGAAAACTAATTCGTGGCAGTTGTGATGGGTATCTTGCAGGTATTCACGATAGTTCAAAGGAGACATGTAAGATTGAAGATCATACTATTGTtaaagaatttccagatgtatttcccGAGGAACTTCCTGGATTACCACCAGAAAGGGAGGTTGAATTCACTATTGACCTTATACCCGGCGCTGAGCCAATCTCCAGGAGTTGATGGAATTGAAAGAACAGTTGCAAGAATTATTGTACCTTGGATTTATAAGACCCAGTGTATCTCCATGgggcgctcctgttttgtttgtaaatAAGAAAGACGGCTCTATGAGATTATGCATCGACTACAGAGAACTAAATCGAGTTACTATCAGAAACAGATATCCTTTACCTCGTATAGATGACTTGTTTTACTAGCTTCAGGGAGCCAAGTACTTCTCAAAGATTAATTTGAGATCAGGTTATCATCAGTTACAGGTGAAatcagatgatattccaaagatgacatttcgtactcgttatggtcattacgaattcttggtgatgccattcggtttgatgaACGCTCCAGCTgtctttatggatttaatgaatcgt
This genomic stretch from Rutidosis leptorrhynchoides isolate AG116_Rl617_1_P2 chromosome 11, CSIRO_AGI_Rlap_v1, whole genome shotgun sequence harbors:
- the LOC139874704 gene encoding uncharacterized protein, which gives rise to MTTRQAARAEGTVSGTLTLHGTKAHVLFDTGATHSVISLSFAKRVNLPHSMLHPPIYISTPLGNSVTITCVYRDCPISINNNVLYAQLLPMEMHDFDIILGMDWLAPNHAHVDCYGKRIVFEDATKPEFVYQGTSPNGLVKVISAIKARKLIRGSCDGYLAGIHDSSKETCKIEDHTIVKEFPDVFPEELPGLPPEREVEFTIDLIPGAEPISRS